The following coding sequences lie in one Myxococcus xanthus genomic window:
- a CDS encoding type I polyketide synthase, giving the protein MSSTRGTHDMRDVSSNGEASTLERALMALEATKARLNRVLAQQREPIAVVGMACRFPGGIRDANDYWAFLRDGQDAVGELPPERWPFDEVYDPNPGVPGKSYCRHGAFLDGVDRFDAGFFGIPPREAASMDPQQRLLLQVSWEALEHAGIPPGRLQKSATGVFVGIAGNNDYPVAMLKANASLDAYSLTGAAVNVASGRISYQLGLRGPSLIVDTACSSSLMSVHLACQSLRQGECNLALAGGVNLIASTETSVCLAQTGALSPSGRCRTFDASADGYVRSEGCGIVVLKRLSDVQPSDRVFAVIRGSGTNQDGRSNGLTAPNGAAQAALIARTLESAGTAPREIGYVEAHGTGTPLGDPIELQALGEVLRPERASAEALYVGSVKTNFGHTEAAAGIAGLLKTILSLHHREIPPHLHFQKPSPNVDWEAFNLRVPTSCTPWPEGRPAAGVNSFGVSGTNVHIVLGPAPVRAVPESVEDGPHLLLVSAGSKEGLQRRLEALRPSLQAATPAALRDLCHTSALHREHLKWRAGLLASTPEEMRTQLEAGAANERAPGIFMGPELVERTPRCILVFSGQGSQWLGMARDLLSEGGAFQRKLEEADACLQEFLGWSVMERLASDTDTEAWLSAAERVQPILFALQVSLAEQLRAWGIVPSGVVGHSMGEIAAAHVAGCLGLRDAARVVSARAQLLPRLRGKGGMLVAGLGLEAARQALQGYEDSVGVAAINGPDTVLLSGESGTLDALMARISADGTFCRRVGVDFASHCPQVDALLPDFRELISDVRPQEGTLDFYSTVEGARVEGARLDADYWARNLRQMVRFAPTVAAIAEGPRALFVEVSGHPVLTPTFASIANAPRCVATLRRDQPSRTALLACLAELHTEGLVLDWAAVLGPDSRCVDYPNHPWQQERHWFQAGTGGTWRKDVAPPEPRGPEGDVRSVVRDEFARLMESFSAQLRAGGTGPTSEPRQAPKATVPVAPVAPPQEDLTPEARREHLTRQVHEEVARTLGVSVSRLPRDQKLQEFGFTSMLTLMVRNWLRSQLKVALPASVQLPGLSVNELTERVLADLEPSGTVATSPAQVDPGPTPAPVQAEPPSPGGMVMQDGWFPLKRPRPTPPRARLFCLPFAGGGASAYRAWPGLFDEDIEVIPIQLPGRETRREEPAFQRMAPLVSALVEALSPLLDVPYAFYGHSFGAVLAYEVSARLIADGQPPPRHLFVGARGAPHAVVERPLFRLSDERLIEELRRMGGTPEQVLAEREFMSGFLLVLRADFSVLGTHVHARRPPLPCPIDVFAGVSDPRVPVENLSRWSELTAAEAHVHVLPGGHFFLQQHAQELVARLRALMTQRPPA; this is encoded by the coding sequence ATGAGCTCGACGCGGGGAACCCACGACATGCGTGACGTGAGCAGCAACGGAGAAGCCAGCACGCTGGAGCGAGCCCTCATGGCGTTGGAGGCGACGAAGGCCCGGCTCAACCGGGTGCTCGCCCAGCAACGCGAGCCCATCGCCGTCGTCGGCATGGCCTGCCGTTTTCCCGGCGGCATCCGGGACGCCAATGACTACTGGGCCTTCCTGCGCGATGGACAGGATGCGGTCGGCGAACTCCCACCCGAACGCTGGCCGTTCGACGAAGTCTATGACCCGAACCCGGGGGTGCCGGGCAAGAGCTACTGCCGCCACGGCGCCTTCCTGGACGGCGTGGACCGCTTCGACGCCGGCTTCTTCGGCATTCCGCCGCGAGAAGCCGCCAGCATGGACCCGCAGCAGCGGCTGCTGCTCCAGGTGAGCTGGGAGGCGCTCGAACACGCGGGCATTCCTCCAGGCCGGCTCCAGAAGAGCGCCACCGGTGTCTTCGTGGGCATCGCGGGCAACAACGACTACCCCGTCGCGATGTTGAAGGCGAACGCGTCGCTGGACGCGTACTCGCTGACGGGCGCAGCGGTGAACGTGGCCAGTGGCCGCATCTCCTACCAACTGGGACTGCGCGGTCCCTCACTCATCGTCGACACCGCGTGCTCCTCGTCGCTGATGTCCGTCCACCTCGCGTGTCAGAGTCTGCGGCAGGGCGAGTGCAACCTCGCGCTGGCGGGGGGCGTCAACCTCATCGCCTCCACCGAGACGAGCGTCTGCCTGGCCCAGACGGGCGCGCTCTCACCGTCGGGCCGGTGCCGGACCTTCGACGCCAGTGCGGATGGCTACGTTCGCAGTGAGGGCTGCGGCATCGTCGTGCTCAAGCGCCTGTCGGACGTGCAGCCGTCCGACCGCGTCTTCGCGGTGATTCGCGGCTCGGGTACCAACCAGGACGGCCGCAGCAACGGCCTGACGGCGCCCAATGGCGCAGCGCAGGCCGCGCTGATTGCTCGCACGTTGGAGAGCGCGGGAACGGCTCCGCGTGAGATTGGCTACGTGGAGGCCCATGGCACGGGCACGCCCCTGGGGGACCCGATAGAGCTCCAGGCCCTGGGCGAGGTCCTCCGGCCGGAGCGTGCCTCCGCGGAAGCGCTCTACGTGGGCTCGGTGAAGACGAACTTCGGCCACACCGAGGCGGCGGCGGGAATCGCCGGGCTGCTCAAGACCATCCTCTCGCTCCACCACCGCGAGATTCCCCCGCACCTGCACTTCCAGAAGCCCAGTCCAAACGTCGACTGGGAGGCCTTCAACCTGCGCGTTCCCACCTCCTGCACGCCGTGGCCCGAAGGCAGGCCCGCCGCGGGGGTGAACTCGTTCGGCGTCTCGGGAACCAACGTCCACATCGTGCTCGGGCCCGCCCCCGTCAGGGCCGTTCCCGAGTCCGTTGAAGACGGTCCACACCTGTTGCTGGTGTCCGCGGGCTCGAAGGAAGGACTCCAACGGCGCCTGGAGGCACTGAGGCCCTCCCTCCAGGCCGCCACTCCCGCCGCGTTGCGCGACCTGTGCCACACCTCCGCGCTGCACCGGGAGCACCTGAAGTGGCGCGCGGGACTCCTGGCCAGCACGCCGGAGGAGATGCGCACGCAGCTCGAGGCCGGTGCGGCCAACGAGCGCGCTCCGGGAATCTTCATGGGGCCCGAACTGGTGGAGCGTACCCCGCGCTGCATCCTCGTCTTCTCCGGACAGGGCTCGCAGTGGCTGGGCATGGCGCGGGACCTCCTGAGCGAAGGCGGCGCATTCCAGCGCAAGCTGGAGGAGGCGGACGCCTGTCTCCAGGAGTTCTTGGGGTGGTCCGTCATGGAGCGGCTGGCTTCCGACACGGACACGGAGGCGTGGTTGTCCGCGGCCGAGCGCGTGCAGCCCATCCTCTTCGCGCTCCAGGTCTCCCTCGCCGAGCAGTTGCGCGCCTGGGGCATCGTCCCGAGCGGCGTGGTGGGCCACAGCATGGGCGAGATTGCCGCCGCGCACGTCGCCGGTTGCCTGGGCCTTCGGGACGCGGCGCGCGTGGTCAGCGCACGAGCCCAGCTGCTGCCACGTCTCCGAGGCAAGGGCGGCATGCTGGTGGCCGGGTTGGGCCTGGAGGCGGCAAGGCAGGCGCTGCAGGGCTACGAGGACAGCGTGGGCGTAGCGGCCATCAACGGGCCGGACACCGTGTTGCTCTCGGGAGAGAGCGGCACGCTCGACGCGCTGATGGCCCGCATCTCCGCGGACGGCACCTTCTGCCGGCGCGTGGGCGTGGACTTCGCCTCCCACTGCCCCCAGGTGGACGCGCTGCTGCCGGACTTCCGTGAGCTGATCTCGGACGTGCGCCCCCAGGAAGGCACGCTCGACTTCTACTCCACGGTCGAAGGAGCACGGGTGGAGGGAGCGCGGCTCGACGCCGACTACTGGGCGCGCAACCTCCGCCAGATGGTGCGCTTCGCTCCGACGGTCGCCGCCATCGCGGAGGGGCCGCGGGCCCTGTTCGTGGAGGTCAGCGGACATCCGGTGCTCACGCCGACCTTCGCGTCGATTGCCAATGCGCCCCGCTGCGTCGCCACGCTCCGCCGGGACCAGCCCTCACGGACGGCACTGCTCGCATGCCTCGCGGAGCTGCACACGGAAGGGTTGGTGCTGGACTGGGCCGCCGTCCTGGGGCCGGACAGCCGCTGCGTGGACTACCCGAACCATCCCTGGCAACAGGAACGTCACTGGTTCCAGGCCGGCACGGGCGGCACCTGGCGCAAGGACGTGGCACCGCCCGAGCCGCGAGGCCCCGAAGGCGACGTGCGGTCCGTCGTGCGTGACGAGTTCGCCCGGCTCATGGAGTCCTTCTCCGCGCAGCTTCGCGCGGGAGGCACCGGGCCCACGAGCGAACCACGCCAGGCGCCGAAAGCCACGGTCCCCGTGGCTCCCGTTGCGCCTCCCCAGGAGGACCTGACGCCCGAGGCACGGCGCGAACACCTGACGCGGCAGGTTCACGAGGAGGTGGCGCGCACGCTCGGCGTCTCCGTGAGCCGGCTGCCTCGGGACCAGAAGCTTCAGGAGTTCGGCTTCACCTCCATGTTGACGCTGATGGTCCGCAACTGGCTGCGCTCCCAGCTCAAGGTCGCGCTGCCCGCCTCCGTGCAGCTTCCCGGGCTGAGCGTGAACGAACTGACGGAGCGGGTGCTCGCGGATCTGGAGCCCTCGGGGACGGTCGCCACGTCGCCCGCGCAGGTCGACCCGGGTCCAACGCCCGCGCCCGTCCAGGCGGAGCCACCGTCTCCTGGCGGCATGGTGATGCAGGACGGCTGGTTTCCGCTGAAGCGTCCTCGGCCAACGCCGCCGCGCGCTCGGCTGTTCTGCCTGCCCTTCGCGGGAGGAGGCGCTTCGGCCTACCGCGCCTGGCCCGGGCTCTTCGACGAGGACATCGAAGTCATTCCCATCCAGCTCCCCGGCCGGGAGACGCGCCGCGAGGAGCCCGCCTTCCAGCGCATGGCGCCCCTGGTGTCCGCGCTCGTGGAAGCGCTTTCGCCGCTGCTCGATGTTCCGTATGCCTTCTATGGCCACAGCTTCGGCGCGGTGCTCGCGTATGAGGTCAGCGCGCGGCTCATCGCGGACGGCCAGCCGCCACCGCGCCACCTCTTCGTCGGGGCGCGAGGCGCGCCCCATGCCGTGGTGGAGCGCCCTCTCTTCCGGTTGAGCGACGAGCGCCTCATCGAAGAGCTGCGCCGCATGGGTGGAACGCCCGAGCAGGTGCTCGCCGAGCGCGAGTTCATGAGCGGATTCCTGCTGGTGCTGCGCGCGGACTTCAGCGTGCTGGGCACCCATGTGCACGCTCGTCGCCCGCCGCTGCCCTGCCCCATCGACGTGTTCGCGGGCGTGTCGGACCCCCGTGTTCCCGTGGAGAACCTCTCCCGCTGGTCGGAGCTGACCGCCGCGGAAGCCCACGTCCATGTGCTCCCAGGGGGCCACTTCTTCCTCCAGCAGCACGCCCAGGAACTCGTCGCCCGGTTGCGCGCGCTCATGACCCAGCGCCCGCCCGCGTAG